From the Synergistetes bacterium HGW-Synergistetes-1 genome, one window contains:
- a CDS encoding sodium:alanine symporter family protein → MEAIWKLNGIINGIVWGPWMLTLLVGTGVWFTFILGFPQIRYFGAMLREVIGRLREKSAEEGSISSFAAMATALAATVGTGNIAGVATALHLGGPGALVWMLISAIFGMTTKFCEVTLAVRFREKDELGQYRGGTMYILEKGLGMKWLAVIFALFAFLASFGIGNMVQANSTAEGIFLGFGVPHIYTAVALAVLTGLVIWGGLTSIATVTVYLVPFMAIFYIIGAFAVIFNHLDAVPGAISMAFEGAFGDPMALPGALAGWAVKTAITRGIARGVFSNEAGLGSAPMVHCTARVDHPVRQGLYGIFEVFMDTIVICTLTATAILTTGVLTSQPELTGAQLSLSAFSMTLGGAGTMILSLGLSLFAFSTILGWYWYGETALVYLCGPGMIKPFKIVWIVLVVLGGWGGAGILTNLWDLSDTLNGLMAIPNLIGLLLLTKEMRRLTADFDAKVKSGELRK, encoded by the coding sequence GTGGAAGCGATATGGAAACTCAACGGTATTATTAATGGGATCGTCTGGGGCCCATGGATGCTTACCCTGCTTGTGGGTACAGGTGTGTGGTTTACTTTCATCCTTGGTTTTCCGCAGATACGTTATTTCGGGGCAATGCTTAGGGAAGTTATTGGAAGATTAAGGGAGAAAAGTGCAGAAGAGGGCAGCATATCCTCCTTCGCAGCTATGGCAACAGCCCTTGCTGCGACAGTCGGAACAGGCAACATCGCCGGTGTCGCGACAGCCCTTCACCTCGGAGGCCCTGGCGCACTTGTCTGGATGCTGATCTCTGCGATCTTCGGCATGACGACGAAATTCTGTGAAGTTACTCTTGCTGTCCGGTTCCGTGAAAAGGATGAACTGGGACAGTACAGGGGCGGCACCATGTATATCCTTGAGAAAGGACTTGGGATGAAATGGCTGGCTGTGATCTTTGCCCTTTTTGCATTCCTGGCCTCTTTCGGCATAGGAAACATGGTACAGGCAAACTCAACTGCCGAGGGTATTTTCCTTGGGTTCGGCGTTCCGCACATATACACTGCGGTAGCGCTTGCCGTCTTGACAGGTCTCGTTATATGGGGCGGACTTACAAGTATTGCAACAGTAACAGTATACCTCGTTCCCTTCATGGCGATCTTCTACATAATAGGAGCTTTTGCAGTTATCTTCAATCACCTTGACGCAGTACCCGGAGCGATATCAATGGCATTTGAAGGAGCCTTCGGAGATCCTATGGCACTGCCGGGTGCTCTTGCAGGCTGGGCGGTCAAGACAGCTATAACCCGCGGTATAGCACGCGGCGTTTTCTCCAACGAAGCTGGTCTTGGTTCCGCTCCTATGGTCCACTGTACAGCCAGGGTCGACCATCCTGTACGCCAGGGGCTGTACGGAATTTTTGAAGTTTTCATGGATACTATAGTTATCTGTACTCTTACCGCTACAGCGATACTCACGACAGGCGTTCTGACCAGCCAGCCTGAGCTCACGGGAGCACAGCTTTCGCTCTCGGCTTTCTCGATGACACTTGGAGGGGCTGGAACAATGATACTTTCGCTTGGACTTTCCCTATTTGCCTTCTCAACGATCCTTGGCTGGTACTGGTACGGAGAGACTGCCCTTGTCTATCTATGCGGCCCCGGAATGATCAAGCCATTTAAAATAGTCTGGATAGTGCTCGTAGTACTTGGCGGATGGGGTGGAGCAGGGATACTTACAAACCTTTGGGACCTCTCCGATACGCTGAACGGCCTTATGGCCATCCCCAACCTTATTGGACTCCTTCTGCTGACGAAGGAAATGAGGCGTCTTACTGCCGATTTTGATGCAAAGGTCAAGTCGGGAGAACTTAGGAAATAG